The following coding sequences lie in one Maribacter forsetii DSM 18668 genomic window:
- a CDS encoding diadenylate cyclase has product MDFLNFIDFKITDVLDIIFVAVLLYYIYKLVRGSVAINIFIGIVIVWAFWKLTELLDMQMISSMVGAFMQVGLIALIIVFQQEIRKFLLMIGSTNFANKRNFVKHFKFLKQEGLSTDTDVDAILKACEKMASSKTGAILVIERNNSLDFIKSTGDRMNIEINQPILESIFYKNSTLHDGAAVIVGNYIVATRVILPVSNERNIPLRFGLRHRAAVGISEKTDAISIVVSEETGLISYIKNGEFVLYDSITQLGNMIKQDLV; this is encoded by the coding sequence TTGGATTTTTTAAATTTTATTGACTTTAAGATTACGGATGTTCTTGACATCATTTTTGTCGCCGTACTTCTTTACTACATCTACAAACTAGTTAGAGGGTCTGTTGCCATCAATATTTTTATTGGGATTGTTATAGTTTGGGCTTTTTGGAAATTGACCGAATTATTAGACATGCAAATGATCAGCAGTATGGTCGGTGCATTTATGCAAGTCGGACTTATTGCATTGATCATAGTTTTTCAGCAAGAGATCAGGAAATTTCTTTTAATGATAGGCTCTACCAATTTTGCCAATAAAAGAAATTTTGTAAAGCATTTCAAATTTTTAAAACAAGAAGGTTTATCTACCGATACCGATGTAGATGCTATACTAAAAGCCTGCGAAAAGATGGCGAGCAGTAAAACGGGAGCTATTTTGGTTATTGAAAGAAACAACTCCCTAGATTTCATTAAGAGTACGGGAGACCGTATGAATATTGAGATCAATCAACCAATTTTAGAAAGTATCTTTTATAAAAACAGCACATTACATGATGGAGCTGCTGTTATCGTTGGGAATTACATAGTTGCTACCAGGGTAATTTTACCTGTATCCAATGAGCGTAATATTCCGCTTCGTTTTGGCTTACGACATAGAGCAGCTGTGGGTATCAGTGAAAAAACCGATGCAATAAGCATTGTGGTTAGTGAGGAAACCGGGCTTATCTCTTACATTAAGAATGGAGAATTTGTGCTGTATGACTCCATTACACAATTAGGGAATATGATCAAACAAGATTTGGTGTAA
- the folP gene encoding dihydropteroate synthase, with protein MTINCNGKLISLDQPKVMGILNVTPDSFFDGGKYKDESSILHQVEKMLNEGATFIDIGAYSSRPGALEVDEATELQRITPIVSLILEKFPDTVLSIDTFRSSVAKACIEKGAAIVNDISAGLQDENMLSTVAKLNAPYIMMHMRGTPQNMQKQTDYEDILKEILYFFSKRLFAAKALGIKDIIIDPGFGFAKNIAQNYKLLNQMEVMNIIEHPILAGISRKSMIYKTLDTTADQALNGSTALHMICLQKGAKILRVHDVKEAMECIKLHEQLNA; from the coding sequence ATGACCATAAATTGCAACGGTAAACTTATATCACTAGACCAGCCTAAGGTAATGGGCATTTTAAACGTTACTCCAGATTCTTTTTTTGATGGCGGAAAATACAAGGACGAATCTAGTATTCTACATCAGGTTGAAAAAATGCTTAATGAAGGTGCCACCTTTATTGATATTGGTGCCTATAGCTCTAGACCCGGAGCTTTAGAGGTAGATGAAGCAACCGAATTACAGCGAATTACACCCATTGTCAGTTTAATTCTAGAAAAATTCCCTGATACTGTGCTTTCCATTGACACTTTTAGAAGTAGCGTTGCTAAAGCATGCATAGAAAAAGGTGCTGCCATTGTCAATGATATTTCTGCGGGGTTACAGGATGAGAATATGTTATCCACAGTTGCAAAATTGAATGCACCTTACATAATGATGCATATGCGTGGCACACCACAAAACATGCAAAAACAAACAGATTATGAAGATATTCTAAAAGAAATCCTGTACTTCTTTTCAAAAAGATTATTTGCAGCAAAAGCATTAGGAATAAAGGATATTATTATAGATCCAGGTTTTGGTTTTGCAAAGAACATAGCACAAAACTATAAGCTTTTAAATCAAATGGAAGTCATGAATATCATTGAACACCCAATATTAGCCGGCATAAGTAGAAAATCCATGATTTACAAGACTTTAGATACTACTGCAGACCAGGCATTAAACGGATCAACGGCTCTACATATGATATGCTTACAAAAAGGTGCTAAAATACTACGCGTGCATGATGTTAAAGAGGCTATGGAATGTATAAAACTTCATGAACAATTAAATGCCTAA